gcctacactaggaatccactgttcctgatggcctttttcccctattttattggataggacaaagagaaattgagaggggagggctagacatagaggaggagagaaagattaacACCTGTCGATtagcttcagtgcttgtgaagtgatccccctacaggtgggggaaccaggggcttgaacttggatccttacacaggttctgcGCTTTgtgctctgtgtgcttaacccagtgcactactgtccagccccctctttttttttttgtttaaggtGAGACCCATACAACTTAGTCAATAACCTTGCTTCATATCCCATCGGTACATAGTATATGGATGGACTTTATCCTCATACTTCATAGTGTATTGGTGGATTTTATCCTCACAAGGCCCTGTTTAATTGTACACtgatttgtacactgattttgccCATCAGTGTCCTCTCTTCCAGCCTGTTATCTTCACACCTAGCAACTAATGCAAGTCTGAATAAGTGGCCCACAGACACACAATATTCTGTATCTGTTCTCCCTGTTTGAATTTTGCAGGGTGGTTCAGTCAAGTACAGTAACGCACACTGGGTATTTCATAGAGGAACCAACATAGCTGATTCTCCTCTTTGCTCTTCTCCCTACTAAGCAAAGGCTCTTTTCCTTAGCAACAGCCTCTCCTTATCCCTCTCACCTTCAGACCAGTGCTTAAGGCAGGTATATCTGAATAAGTAAACTATAGAAACAAATGCTCTAATCTAATTATAGTCTCATAAGTGGTGGTATTTCTGAGATCTTAATGAGTACCTTATTTACcttatttaaaatataactttTTTGCTTCTACTAAAATTATAGTGCCTGATATTCAGAATAGATATTTTGACAATTTTACATAAGCCCATATATTCTGAAAGTTTTCCTAAAAAATCCATATTTTagagactgggtagtggcacacctgggagtGGCACAACCTATGTGCATGTGTTGTAATGCACAtagacactggttcaagcccccagtcacaacctgcagagggaaagctttgcaagtgatgaagccagGCTGaagatatctctctatctctctccctctccttctcccccttctctcttgatttctggctgtctctagccagtaaataaatagattatttaaaaaatggaaaagctaTGTTTTTTGAAAACCAtctagtggttcaggaggtggcacagtgataaagctttggattctcaagcatgaaatcctgagtttgatctccagcagcacatgtgccagagtgatatcttggTTCTTtcgctctcctcctatctttcttattaataaagaaataaaatctttaaaaaaaaaaaaaccaatctaAACAACTGAAGCAGGTCATGTACCAGAAGAACTAAGTATTTTCGcaataactggaaaaaaaatagtgggATAGAGTGTTAGCCAGTAAGGCTAGCCAGGCAAGTTCTTCTTCTGTCCTTATTTGAATAAATCAACTTCTCTTTTCTCATATTCTTAAAATCATTTTTGCATCtataaagtttctttttctttttcctgaaatcttataatctgGGCATCAAGGCAAATCTGGCgagttgaaacacatgaaaaatacaaagaagacCCTGGGCTCCGGTCCTGACTGTTATACTTACCCTCTCTgagcaaatatcttttttttttttctgcctccagggtcattgctggagctcagtctgcactacaaacccactgttcctggaggtcattttttatcccttttgttgcccttgttgtttattgctgttgttattattggataggacagacagaaatggagagagggctggaagacagagggggagagaaagatagacacctgcagacctgcttcaccacctttgaagcaatccccctgcatgtggggagccaggggctcgatcctgGATCGTtgagctggtccttacactttaagccatgtgcacttaacctgctacactactgcccggctccttcAAATATCTTTACCACAgagcctcagtttctctttctgaattaatTACTGATTTTAAAAGATGCTGCAAATAGTACACACATGGTTCTTGGGGGGATCAATCTGAACctttccagaggaaaaaaaaaaaacacttcccaAGAACTAAATGATAGGTCCCGACACCCAGGCCTACTGAGCAAGGAACTGAACCCAGCAACCTAAGAATTGTTACTCACCCACCCCCAGATGATTCTGATCTTAACTAGGTCTAAGAACAATTGGAAATATAAATGTGAAacacttagggaaaaaaaaaaaaaaaaacacttggaaCAGTTCTATTATGTTTGTGTAACTGTGCAAGGTACCCAGAGTCTGAGCTCAACTGTGTGTTGAACTTGGCTCCATGGCCCCTAAATACCCTCATTCTCAAAGCCTCAGAGGAATCCTTACTCTACTGTCAGGGCTCCATGTGGACCCACATTTACTTAGCAAATCAATAGGACTCTTGTTTTCAGATGCTTTGGGTCAGAGCCCTTGGCATCTTGTGTTCAGTTAAGGACTGCCTCTGTAGAAGCAGAAACTGCATTAGAGAAAAACATATATCTAGGCCAGTCTTGGCTGTGGTTCCATTTgagtccatgaaaaaaaaaaaatccctctctctcttctccctctctctcctccctctctctcttctccctctctctctcctccctctccctctcttctccctctcctccctctcccctctcccctctccccctccctctcccctctcttctctcccctctgccctctgccctctcccttctcccttctcccctctgccctctcccctctcccctctcccctctcccctcttccctctcccctctcccctctcccctctcccctcttccctcttccctctccctctttcttaccagagcactactcagctcagcaTATGTGGATACTGTGGACCAAATCTGGGAATTTGGACCCACACACAGGAGAATCttcttgcttaaccattatgttatctcctgaACCTgcttaaataaaatcttaataacaACCATGGCAGCACAAACTTGACAATCCTGTGCATTATTTTCCTACAAACCACTGGACTTATGCTGTCTTCGGGGCTGGAGTGCCTAAGGCTGTTCAAGGTTGTCTTTCTATTGCAGCCCTTCAAGATTTGAGAGTATATGGATCAGTGTGAGACTGAGACCAACCCCTGATGGCTGGACCATGAAATTTCTCTCTTTACCAAGTTCAGCCTGATCTCTGGCAGACTGAAGAGGATGCCACATAGCTCCCAATGTCTGTCATGACTATTTACTTCATCTGGGCACACCTCCTCCCTCAAGACAACATTATCATCTCTGCTATCATCTCTttcatcaaaatattttttgtttggaggtgggggggtggcagtGTGGAGACCAAGTAACTGTTCTACTTCACTCATTGGCTTTGGTCTTAGGACCTGGCCAACTCCAAGgggcattttccccccatttcaaTTGGGCAAAGCATGAAATTATATTACTGATTCCCCCCGGTATATGGTCTCAAGAACAGTAGCTTAGCATTCCCTGCAAACCTGATAAAATATGATATTAGGTAGCACCTAGACTATTTAGTCAAAAACTCGGAGCTAGAACTCCTGATCAACATGTGATAATTATTAATAATTGTAGCCTGAAGTACAAACTCTAATTAAGTGGCTTCAGCTATTATCTCTTGCTTAGTTTTTAGGGCACAGCTGTCTTTCTAAATCATATCAGACCTGAATCATCTCAGATCTAGACTCAATACCTCACTCAAGTCACCCCTCCTAAATCATATCCCTCCTATTCATATTCACAAGTGTGTCCCAGACCACTTTTGTATGCAGATCTATTCAGTTAAGGGTAGAAATCTGTGAGACTCTCCTCAAAGTCAAAGACAAGGATACAAAGTCTGTCTAGTAGATAACAGCCATCCGAgggaacaggcagtggcacacctggttaagcgcattcACTAGAGTATGCaagaaccttggttcaagcccctggtccccacctgcagggagaaagcttcaaaactggtgaagcagggctacaggtgtctctctatctctctccctatgtatttccccctcccctctcaatttctctctgtctgtatccaataacaaataaattaagtaaaataaaaactgtaGGTCAGCAAAGTCAACTCTTCACACCAAAGATCAAAGATGTGACGTTCTTAAACTATGGAAGCTATGAATGGATCAAATTTGaaaatataccaaaaaaaaaaaaaagttgaatgaaTCCCCATATAAGATCAGGTCCCAGAATTAACAGAAGTactattctttaaaaagaaaaagatgggggggggtgtAATTTAATAACAAGTATTTTCACTGCAGACAGGCCCTAACAGCTCCTTACTTTTAATTTTGTTGTGATCAAGGTGAAGGTGTTGCAGGTGAGCGCTGATCCGGGGGACCTTGGTGAGTTGGTtgtgagacagctgcagttctagAATGGAGGAGACATCAAAGCCTCTTGAAGGGAGACCCGCATCAGATAATTTGTTGTGGTTCAGTCTCAGGAAGGCCACTTTAGgaataacattaaaataattttccgGTATTCCTTCAATGGAGTTATTGTCCAAAAACAATTGCATCGTGTTAGCTGGTAGCCTGGGTGGCATATTCCTCAGGGAGTTCTTGGCCATATTTAGTTGCATGAGGTTCTTGAGACCTTTAAAAGTGTCTCTTTGGAAGGCATTGTCCAATAGTTTATTGTGTTGCAGGTCAAGAAGGGtcaagttctccagattgctgaAGGTTCCTTGAGGAATTCTGGATACTTTGTTTCTAGCTAATTGCAACTGTTCTAAACTTCGAGGCAAAGGAGAAGGTACTTCCTCCAGCTCATTATCTTCCAGAAACAAGAAAAGCAGCTTCTTCAGCTGGCTCAGGGCTCCTTTTTCAATCCCGTagttggttattttatttttgttgaggtTTATCCATCTCAGCTGGGTGGCATTCTCAAAAGGCTTCTCAGGTATGGTCTCTATCAAGTTGTTTTCAAGATACAGATACCATATCCTTGAGGGAATCGCAGGGATTTCTCTGAGGCCTCGATTTTCACAGTAAAGAGCAGTCGGGAAGCTTGGTGGGCAGAAACATTCCCTAGGGCAATCGAAGTCATCCTCTGTGAAATACTGAGGATCGTTTTCTTCAGGGGCCTGTCTCACACTTCTGGTCCATACACTATCTGTTATGAGTGACACCCAAATGAGGAAACAGATTGTAGTCACCATTATAGTACCTGTGTTAAAAGAGACAGCTGTGAGATGCTCAAATAGATGGCCTCTGTTTGCACACTCTAACTGCAGGTGGTGAGTAAACAGGTTTCCTTTGGGGGAAAAGTAAGCACCACCAACATCATCAATCTATTATATGCAGATCGCTCGCTGCTTTGCAAACATTGAAACTGACTCACCGATAAAGCTTCTTGGTTTTAATCTAGTCTccagggaaaactgagaaatgggcaGTAAATTTTAGGAACTCTTTTAAGTGTTTTTCCATTCCACGTTGTTTAATGCATAGACATTAACTCACCATCACCATCAAATATAAGCATACAAAAAAGTGATCTTTTAATAACTCAAATTGAGAGTCCTGTTTTTCCTAAGCAGTAGGCATACGCTTTTATTTCCAGTTATAAATGAGAGCAACATCTGGATGAGATTTCCCAGGCTCTTTAGTTCTTGAACCAAAGAAAAAGGAGATCAGAGAACGTTTTAGCACATTACTGGGAAGGTCTTACTACCTACAAAAAGGGCCATGTGATTAATCGCTTCCTTATTGCTCAACTTCTCTGGTAAGTTTATTTGGGGCAAGGGGTGAGGGAAAAGGTTTTTAATGTGGGGTAAGAATCAAAACATCTTGTCAAGAAATTTGGGTTGTGAATTCTCTGTGTCACTATCCAAGGATGGCATCACTGTGCTTGATAAGAAACAAAACTTACTCAGAGTGCAGATAGGACACCATCTTTTCAGTCTGATTGCTAACCAAAAATAGACTAACGCTTAGTGCTATTtgatatatcaaaaaaaaaaaaaaacagaaattctcttctttaaaaatcaaCAAGTTTGTGGGTTCAATAAACTattcaaataggaaaaaaaatccataaagagAACAGTAACATTTTTATCAATGAATATTTAGCTCAACCGTTTGATCCTAACTACAAAATAAGTTTGTACtggctccttaaaaaaaaaaaaaaacttaaccagCAGCACCTGGACTACTAATCTTTGGATTTTGCCACGAAGCTGAGGGAGATGACAAGTACAGAACTGTTTTTGCAAGTTGGTCATCTTCCAACAGAGAGACACAttaaaataccccccccccccacagaagaGGATTTTGCTTGAGTATTGAACCTGTAACGCCTGCCCCTGGTGAATCATGACTTTAAAATCTTAACTTTCAAGAGGTTTTTAAAAGTGCAAAAGACTTTACCTTGCTGTCCAGGAATTGACGGTTGAATCCTATGTCTGGTTCTGAAGTTTGCTGAAAAATCAGCTCAAAACCAAAACGTTTGGactgaaacactttttttttctttttgtgctgCTGAGCTtcctaaaggaaacaaacaaataaatacacaaaagaaTCTGTTTGGCTGGTCACAGTGAACACCTTTGGATCTGTTGTTTTCACTTTGACTGACTTTGGTCTCAGAAGCTCACTTACCTCAGTCTTCTTGGATCTTCTTCTCCCGTTTCTATTGGTCACTGCTCTCTCACACTGGTGTGGATTGACTCAGACTCCACTGTCGTATTTTTATGAATCCTCCCTAAT
This portion of the Erinaceus europaeus chromosome 7, mEriEur2.1, whole genome shotgun sequence genome encodes:
- the KERA gene encoding keratocan, whose protein sequence is MVTTICFLIWVSLITDSVWTRSVRQAPEENDPQYFTEDDFDCPRECFCPPSFPTALYCENRGLREIPAIPSRIWYLYLENNLIETIPEKPFENATQLRWINLNKNKITNYGIEKGALSQLKKLLFLFLEDNELEEVPSPLPRSLEQLQLARNKVSRIPQGTFSNLENLTLLDLQHNKLLDNAFQRDTFKGLKNLMQLNMAKNSLRNMPPRLPANTMQLFLDNNSIEGIPENYFNVIPKVAFLRLNHNKLSDAGLPSRGFDVSSILELQLSHNQLTKVPRISAHLQHLHLDHNKIKNVNVSVICPASTTLPAEQDSFSYGPHLSYLRLDGNEIKPPIPMELMTCFRLLQAVII